A section of the Streptomyces sp. CG1 genome encodes:
- a CDS encoding cold-shock protein produces MASGTVKWFNAEKGYGFIAQDDGGPDVFAHYSEIKGGGYRELREGEHVTFEIGQGQKGPQAQNIIRG; encoded by the coding sequence ATGGCCAGCGGCACCGTGAAGTGGTTCAACGCAGAGAAGGGATACGGCTTCATCGCGCAGGACGACGGAGGTCCGGACGTCTTCGCGCATTACTCCGAGATCAAAGGCGGCGGGTACCGCGAGCTGCGGGAAGGCGAGCACGTCACCTTCGAGATCGGACAGGGGCAGAAGGGGCCGCAGGCGCAGAACATCATCCGCGGCTGA
- a CDS encoding Hsp20/alpha crystallin family protein has translation MRDPLAEFDDLFNRMGSLLETTFGTSPTAPGMPWTPAATGMAWSPLADFSETDDAYLIEVDLPGVKREDIDIEMTDRELVISGEIKERERTGTMRRAMRRTGRFEYRTMLPGEISTEEIDATLRDGVLTVKVPKAETTKPRRIEITSGE, from the coding sequence ATGAGGGACCCCCTCGCCGAGTTCGACGACCTGTTCAACCGCATGGGATCGCTGCTGGAAACCACCTTCGGCACGTCGCCCACCGCCCCGGGCATGCCCTGGACACCCGCAGCCACGGGGATGGCCTGGTCACCGCTGGCCGACTTCTCCGAGACCGACGACGCCTACCTGATCGAGGTCGACCTGCCCGGCGTCAAGCGTGAGGACATCGACATCGAGATGACCGACCGGGAACTGGTCATCAGCGGCGAGATCAAGGAACGGGAGCGGACCGGCACCATGCGCCGGGCCATGAGGCGGACGGGGCGCTTCGAGTACCGGACGATGCTGCCCGGTGAAATCAGCACCGAAGAGATCGATGCCACGCTCCGTGACGGAGTGCTGACCGTCAAGGTCCCGAAAGCGGAGACGACGAAGCCACGCCGTATCGAGATCACATCCGGAGAGTGA